A single genomic interval of Festucalex cinctus isolate MCC-2025b chromosome 16, RoL_Fcin_1.0, whole genome shotgun sequence harbors:
- the dlg4b gene encoding disks large homolog 4 isoform X5 yields the protein MRMRMRMTSAEERRLPIAGFFWGKTPRRQEVMFVSVWYAKKMGRRFINNVRRAKRHRQRMMMNGSEGELEYEEITLERGNSGLGFSIAGGTDNPHIGDDPSIFITKIIPGGAAAQDGRLRVNDSIVFVNDVDVREVTHSVAVEALKEAGPVVRLYVLRRRPLNEHVAKIKLMKGPKGLGFSIAGGIGNQHVPGDNSIYVTKIIEGGAAQRDGRLQIGDKILAVNHLSLEDVLHEDAVSALKNTGEVVYLKVATPTSHYIHPAERFSPPDLTSSYMEPDYMCDYPQALPPPSPRRYSPLHRGMMGEDDYGREPRRVCVQRGASGLGFNIVGGEDGEGIFISFILAGGPADLSGELQKGDQILSVNGVDLRFATHEQAAAALKNAGQTVTIVTQYRPEGECTRVIVDNSDISVLTKLLFVCLLSMYAEYSRFEAKIHDLREQMMNSSPGSLRANRSFYVRALFDYDKTWDCGVLSQALDFNFGEVLHVIDSSDDEWWQARRVNQQGELEELGYIPSKHRVERKEWSRMKTQGLVQSYEAVAQTEVDYARPVIVLGPTKDRVNDDLLTDFPDKFGSCVPHTTRPRRDYEVDGRDYHFVASREQMERDIQSHHFIEAGQYNNHLYGTSVQSVRQVARQGKHCILDVSANAVRRLQAAQLHPIAIFIRPRSLENILDLNKRLSEDQARKVLDRAIKMEQDFLECFTAIVHGDTFEEVYHQVKVVIEEQSGPYIWVVTRDRL from the exons atgaggatgaggatgaggatgacgaGCGCCGAAGAGCGTCGTCTTCCCATCGCCGGATTTTTTT GGGGCAAGACACCACGGAGACAGGAAGTGATGTTCGTTTCGGTGTGGTACGCCAAGAAGATGGGACGACGCTTCATTAACAATGTGCGCAGAGCCAAGAGACACCGACAGAGGATGATG ATGAACGGATCCGAAGGAGAGCTGGAATATGAGGAGATCACGCTGGAAAGG ggaaATTCCGGGTTGGGCTTCAGTATCGCAGGAGGAACCGACAACCCTCACATTGGAGATGACCCGTCCATCTTCATCACAAAGATCATCCCCGGAGGAGCCGCCGCACAGGACGGCCGTCTAAG GGTGAACGACAGCATCGTGTTCGTCAACGACGTGGACGTGCGCGAGGTCACTCACTCGGTGGCCGTGGAGGCCCTGAAAGAGGCGGGGCCCGTGGTGCGGCTCTACGTCCTGAGGCGACGCCCGCTCAACGAGCACGTCGCCAAGATCAAGCTGATGAAGGGACCCAAAG GTCTGGGCTTCAGCATCGCCGGCGGGATCGGCAACCAGCACGTCCCCGGAGACAACAGCATCTACGTCACCAAGATCATCGAGGGCGGCGCGGCGCAGCGGGACGGGCGGCTCCAGATCGGCGACAAGATCCTTGCT GTCAACCATTTGTCTCTGGAGGACGTCCTGCACGAAGACGCCGTGTCAGCTCTGAAGAACACAGGAGAGGTGGTCTACTTGAAGGTGGCCACGCCCACCTCGCACTACATCCACCCGGCCGAGCGATTCAGCCCCCCGGACCTCACCAGCT CCTACATGGAGCCGGACTACATGTGCGATTACCCACAAGCCCTCCCGCCGCCGTCCCCGCGCCGCTACTCGCCGCTCCACCGCGGCATGATGGGAGAGGACGACTACGGCCGAGAGCCCCGCCGCGTGTGCGTGCAGCGCGGCGCCAGCGGGCTAGGCTTCAACATCGTGGGCGGTGAGGACGGCGAAGGGATCTTCATCTCCTTCATCCTCGCCGGGGGGCCGGCGGACCTCAGCGGAGAACTCCAGAAGGGCGACCAGATCCTCAGC GTGAATGGTGTGGATCTCAGGTTTGCCACACACGAGCAGGCCGCAGCAGCTCTCAAGAACGCCGGTCAAACTGTTACCATAGTAACACAGTACAGACCTGAGGGTGAGTGCACACGCGTCATCGTCGACAACAGTGACATCAGTGTGCTTACAAAATTgctgtttgtgtgtcttttgtCCATGTATGCAGAGTATAGTCGCTTTGAAGCCAAGATCCATGATCTGCGTGAGCAGATGATGAACAGCTCGCCAGGAAGCCTGCGAGCCAACCGCAGCTTCTACGTCAG AGCCTTGTTCGACTACGACAAGACGTGGGACTGCGGCGTCCTGTCCCAAGCTCTGGACTTTAATTTCGGGGAGGTGCTTCACGTGATTGACAGCTCGGACGACGAATGGTGGCAGGCCAGACGGGTCAACCAGCAGGGGGAGCTGGAAGAGCTGGGATACATCCCGTCCAAACACCG GGTCGAGAGGAAGGAGTGGTCCCGGATGAAGACCCAAG GGCTGGTCCAGAGCTACGAGGCGGTTGCACAGACTGAAG TGGACTACGCCCGACCAGTCATCGTCCTGGGACCCACCAAAGACAGAGTCAACGACGACCTGCTCACCGACTTCCCGGACAAGTTCGGCTCCTGCGTGCCAC ATACAACTCGTCCCCGCAGGGACTACGAGGTGGACGGTCGCGACTACCACTTTGTGGCGTCCCGCGAGCAGATGGAACGCGACATCCAGTCGCATCACTTCATCGAGGCGGGCCAATACAACAACCACCTGTACGGCACGTCGGTGCAGAGCGTCCGGCAGGTGGCCCGCCAG GGCAAGCACTGCATCCTGGACGTGTCGGCCAACGCCGTCAGACGGCTCCAGGCCGCTCAGCTCCACCCCATCGCAATCTTCATTCGACCGCGATCTTTGGAGAACATCCT CGACTTGAACAAGCGTCTGTCTGAGGATCAGGCCAGGAAAGTTCTGGATCGAGCCATCAAAATGGAACAGGACTTCCTGGAGTGTTTCACTG CCATCGTGCACGGTGACACCTTCGAAGAGGTGTACCACCAGGTCAAAGTGGTCATCGAGGAGCAGAGCGGCCCGTACATCTGGGTGGTGACCCGCGACCGGCTCTGA
- the dlg4b gene encoding disks large homolog 4 isoform X7 encodes MRMRMRMTSAEERRLPIAGFFWGKTPRRQEVMFVSVWYAKKMGRRFINNVRRAKRHRQRMMMNGSEGELEYEEITLERGNSGLGFSIAGGTDNPHIGDDPSIFITKIIPGGAAAQDGRLRVNDSIVFVNDVDVREVTHSVAVEALKEAGPVVRLYVLRRRPLNEHVAKIKLMKGPKGLGFSIAGGIGNQHVPGDNSIYVTKIIEGGAAQRDGRLQIGDKILAVNHLSLEDVLHEDAVSALKNTGEVVYLKVATPTSHYIHPAERFSPPDLTSSYMEPDYMCDYPQALPPPSPRRYSPLHRGMMGEDDYGREPRRVCVQRGASGLGFNIVGGEDGEGIFISFILAGGPADLSGELQKGDQILSVNGVDLRFATHEQAAAALKNAGQTVTIVTQYRPEEYSRFEAKIHDLREQMMNSSPGSLRANRSFYVRALFDYDKTWDCGVLSQALDFNFGEVLHVIDSSDDEWWQARRVNQQGELEELGYIPSKHRVERKEWSRMKTQGLVQSYEAVAQTEVDYARPVIVLGPTKDRVNDDLLTDFPDKFGSCVPHTTRPRRDYEVDGRDYHFVASREQMERDIQSHHFIEAGQYNNHLYGTSVQSVRQVARQGKHCILDVSANAVRRLQAAQLHPIAIFIRPRSLENILDLNKRLSEDQARKVLDRAIKMEQDFLECFTAIVHGDTFEEVYHQVKVVIEEQSGPYIWVVTRDRL; translated from the exons atgaggatgaggatgaggatgacgaGCGCCGAAGAGCGTCGTCTTCCCATCGCCGGATTTTTTT GGGGCAAGACACCACGGAGACAGGAAGTGATGTTCGTTTCGGTGTGGTACGCCAAGAAGATGGGACGACGCTTCATTAACAATGTGCGCAGAGCCAAGAGACACCGACAGAGGATGATG ATGAACGGATCCGAAGGAGAGCTGGAATATGAGGAGATCACGCTGGAAAGG ggaaATTCCGGGTTGGGCTTCAGTATCGCAGGAGGAACCGACAACCCTCACATTGGAGATGACCCGTCCATCTTCATCACAAAGATCATCCCCGGAGGAGCCGCCGCACAGGACGGCCGTCTAAG GGTGAACGACAGCATCGTGTTCGTCAACGACGTGGACGTGCGCGAGGTCACTCACTCGGTGGCCGTGGAGGCCCTGAAAGAGGCGGGGCCCGTGGTGCGGCTCTACGTCCTGAGGCGACGCCCGCTCAACGAGCACGTCGCCAAGATCAAGCTGATGAAGGGACCCAAAG GTCTGGGCTTCAGCATCGCCGGCGGGATCGGCAACCAGCACGTCCCCGGAGACAACAGCATCTACGTCACCAAGATCATCGAGGGCGGCGCGGCGCAGCGGGACGGGCGGCTCCAGATCGGCGACAAGATCCTTGCT GTCAACCATTTGTCTCTGGAGGACGTCCTGCACGAAGACGCCGTGTCAGCTCTGAAGAACACAGGAGAGGTGGTCTACTTGAAGGTGGCCACGCCCACCTCGCACTACATCCACCCGGCCGAGCGATTCAGCCCCCCGGACCTCACCAGCT CCTACATGGAGCCGGACTACATGTGCGATTACCCACAAGCCCTCCCGCCGCCGTCCCCGCGCCGCTACTCGCCGCTCCACCGCGGCATGATGGGAGAGGACGACTACGGCCGAGAGCCCCGCCGCGTGTGCGTGCAGCGCGGCGCCAGCGGGCTAGGCTTCAACATCGTGGGCGGTGAGGACGGCGAAGGGATCTTCATCTCCTTCATCCTCGCCGGGGGGCCGGCGGACCTCAGCGGAGAACTCCAGAAGGGCGACCAGATCCTCAGC GTGAATGGTGTGGATCTCAGGTTTGCCACACACGAGCAGGCCGCAGCAGCTCTCAAGAACGCCGGTCAAACTGTTACCATAGTAACACAGTACAGACCTGAGG AGTATAGTCGCTTTGAAGCCAAGATCCATGATCTGCGTGAGCAGATGATGAACAGCTCGCCAGGAAGCCTGCGAGCCAACCGCAGCTTCTACGTCAG AGCCTTGTTCGACTACGACAAGACGTGGGACTGCGGCGTCCTGTCCCAAGCTCTGGACTTTAATTTCGGGGAGGTGCTTCACGTGATTGACAGCTCGGACGACGAATGGTGGCAGGCCAGACGGGTCAACCAGCAGGGGGAGCTGGAAGAGCTGGGATACATCCCGTCCAAACACCG GGTCGAGAGGAAGGAGTGGTCCCGGATGAAGACCCAAG GGCTGGTCCAGAGCTACGAGGCGGTTGCACAGACTGAAG TGGACTACGCCCGACCAGTCATCGTCCTGGGACCCACCAAAGACAGAGTCAACGACGACCTGCTCACCGACTTCCCGGACAAGTTCGGCTCCTGCGTGCCAC ATACAACTCGTCCCCGCAGGGACTACGAGGTGGACGGTCGCGACTACCACTTTGTGGCGTCCCGCGAGCAGATGGAACGCGACATCCAGTCGCATCACTTCATCGAGGCGGGCCAATACAACAACCACCTGTACGGCACGTCGGTGCAGAGCGTCCGGCAGGTGGCCCGCCAG GGCAAGCACTGCATCCTGGACGTGTCGGCCAACGCCGTCAGACGGCTCCAGGCCGCTCAGCTCCACCCCATCGCAATCTTCATTCGACCGCGATCTTTGGAGAACATCCT CGACTTGAACAAGCGTCTGTCTGAGGATCAGGCCAGGAAAGTTCTGGATCGAGCCATCAAAATGGAACAGGACTTCCTGGAGTGTTTCACTG CCATCGTGCACGGTGACACCTTCGAAGAGGTGTACCACCAGGTCAAAGTGGTCATCGAGGAGCAGAGCGGCCCGTACATCTGGGTGGTGACCCGCGACCGGCTCTGA
- the dlg4b gene encoding disks large homolog 4 isoform X1, producing the protein MQCACQIPKEDFRGITGQHAAEARRVLVLSQLTCSVRFPDTQRALQLMEACSDAVKGREAEKLLNIFQSDLFQALLDIQEFYELTVCESQAASRPQTPVQKYRYHDDDDQPSPGNVTDGHAPEFARTHLDSLAQPAALTMNGSEGELEYEEITLERGNSGLGFSIAGGTDNPHIGDDPSIFITKIIPGGAAAQDGRLRVNDSIVFVNDVDVREVTHSVAVEALKEAGPVVRLYVLRRRPLNEHVAKIKLMKGPKGLGFSIAGGIGNQHVPGDNSIYVTKIIEGGAAQRDGRLQIGDKILAVNHLSLEDVLHEDAVSALKNTGEVVYLKVATPTSHYIHPAERFSPPDLTSSYMEPDYMCDYPQALPPPSPRRYSPLHRGMMGEDDYGREPRRVCVQRGASGLGFNIVGGEDGEGIFISFILAGGPADLSGELQKGDQILSVNGVDLRFATHEQAAAALKNAGQTVTIVTQYRPEGECTRVIVDNSDISVLTKLLFVCLLSMYAEYSRFEAKIHDLREQMMNSSPGSLRANRSFYVRALFDYDKTWDCGVLSQALDFNFGEVLHVIDSSDDEWWQARRVNQQGELEELGYIPSKHRVERKEWSRMKTQGLVQSYEAVAQTEVDYARPVIVLGPTKDRVNDDLLTDFPDKFGSCVPHTTRPRRDYEVDGRDYHFVASREQMERDIQSHHFIEAGQYNNHLYGTSVQSVRQVARQGKHCILDVSANAVRRLQAAQLHPIAIFIRPRSLENILDLNKRLSEDQARKVLDRAIKMEQDFLECFTAIVHGDTFEEVYHQVKVVIEEQSGPYIWVVTRDRL; encoded by the exons ATGCAATGCGCCTGTCAAATCCCTAAAGAGGATTTCCGTGGGATCACAGGACAACATGCCGCTGAAGCGAGACG TGTACTTGTGTTGTCTCAGCTCACGTGCTCCGTGCGTTTTCCAGACACTCAGCGAGCGCTGCAGCTGATGGAGGCCTGCTCTGATGCGGTCAAAGGGAGAGAAGCCGAGAAGCTGCTCAACATCTTCCAGAGTGACCTGTTTCAGGCGTTGCTCG ACATCCAGGAGTTCTACGAGCTGACGGTGTGTGAAAGCCAAGCGGCGAGCCGTCCGCAGACACCTGTCCAG AAGTATCgttaccatgacgacgacgaccagCCGAGCCCTGGAAACGTGACTGACGGACACGCCCCCGAGTTTGCGCGCACACACCTGGACAGCCTTGCACAGCCCGCTGCGCTCACT ATGAACGGATCCGAAGGAGAGCTGGAATATGAGGAGATCACGCTGGAAAGG ggaaATTCCGGGTTGGGCTTCAGTATCGCAGGAGGAACCGACAACCCTCACATTGGAGATGACCCGTCCATCTTCATCACAAAGATCATCCCCGGAGGAGCCGCCGCACAGGACGGCCGTCTAAG GGTGAACGACAGCATCGTGTTCGTCAACGACGTGGACGTGCGCGAGGTCACTCACTCGGTGGCCGTGGAGGCCCTGAAAGAGGCGGGGCCCGTGGTGCGGCTCTACGTCCTGAGGCGACGCCCGCTCAACGAGCACGTCGCCAAGATCAAGCTGATGAAGGGACCCAAAG GTCTGGGCTTCAGCATCGCCGGCGGGATCGGCAACCAGCACGTCCCCGGAGACAACAGCATCTACGTCACCAAGATCATCGAGGGCGGCGCGGCGCAGCGGGACGGGCGGCTCCAGATCGGCGACAAGATCCTTGCT GTCAACCATTTGTCTCTGGAGGACGTCCTGCACGAAGACGCCGTGTCAGCTCTGAAGAACACAGGAGAGGTGGTCTACTTGAAGGTGGCCACGCCCACCTCGCACTACATCCACCCGGCCGAGCGATTCAGCCCCCCGGACCTCACCAGCT CCTACATGGAGCCGGACTACATGTGCGATTACCCACAAGCCCTCCCGCCGCCGTCCCCGCGCCGCTACTCGCCGCTCCACCGCGGCATGATGGGAGAGGACGACTACGGCCGAGAGCCCCGCCGCGTGTGCGTGCAGCGCGGCGCCAGCGGGCTAGGCTTCAACATCGTGGGCGGTGAGGACGGCGAAGGGATCTTCATCTCCTTCATCCTCGCCGGGGGGCCGGCGGACCTCAGCGGAGAACTCCAGAAGGGCGACCAGATCCTCAGC GTGAATGGTGTGGATCTCAGGTTTGCCACACACGAGCAGGCCGCAGCAGCTCTCAAGAACGCCGGTCAAACTGTTACCATAGTAACACAGTACAGACCTGAGGGTGAGTGCACACGCGTCATCGTCGACAACAGTGACATCAGTGTGCTTACAAAATTgctgtttgtgtgtcttttgtCCATGTATGCAGAGTATAGTCGCTTTGAAGCCAAGATCCATGATCTGCGTGAGCAGATGATGAACAGCTCGCCAGGAAGCCTGCGAGCCAACCGCAGCTTCTACGTCAG AGCCTTGTTCGACTACGACAAGACGTGGGACTGCGGCGTCCTGTCCCAAGCTCTGGACTTTAATTTCGGGGAGGTGCTTCACGTGATTGACAGCTCGGACGACGAATGGTGGCAGGCCAGACGGGTCAACCAGCAGGGGGAGCTGGAAGAGCTGGGATACATCCCGTCCAAACACCG GGTCGAGAGGAAGGAGTGGTCCCGGATGAAGACCCAAG GGCTGGTCCAGAGCTACGAGGCGGTTGCACAGACTGAAG TGGACTACGCCCGACCAGTCATCGTCCTGGGACCCACCAAAGACAGAGTCAACGACGACCTGCTCACCGACTTCCCGGACAAGTTCGGCTCCTGCGTGCCAC ATACAACTCGTCCCCGCAGGGACTACGAGGTGGACGGTCGCGACTACCACTTTGTGGCGTCCCGCGAGCAGATGGAACGCGACATCCAGTCGCATCACTTCATCGAGGCGGGCCAATACAACAACCACCTGTACGGCACGTCGGTGCAGAGCGTCCGGCAGGTGGCCCGCCAG GGCAAGCACTGCATCCTGGACGTGTCGGCCAACGCCGTCAGACGGCTCCAGGCCGCTCAGCTCCACCCCATCGCAATCTTCATTCGACCGCGATCTTTGGAGAACATCCT CGACTTGAACAAGCGTCTGTCTGAGGATCAGGCCAGGAAAGTTCTGGATCGAGCCATCAAAATGGAACAGGACTTCCTGGAGTGTTTCACTG CCATCGTGCACGGTGACACCTTCGAAGAGGTGTACCACCAGGTCAAAGTGGTCATCGAGGAGCAGAGCGGCCCGTACATCTGGGTGGTGACCCGCGACCGGCTCTGA
- the dlg4b gene encoding disks large homolog 4 isoform X2 — MQCACQIPKEDFRGITGQHAAEARRVLVLSQLTCSVRFPDTQRALQLMEACSDAVKGREAEKLLNIFQSDLFQALLDIQEFYELTVCESQAASRPQTPVQKYRYHDDDDQPSPGNVTDGHAPEFARTHLDSLAQPAALTMNGSEGELEYEEITLERGNSGLGFSIAGGTDNPHIGDDPSIFITKIIPGGAAAQDGRLRVNDSIVFVNDVDVREVTHSVAVEALKEAGPVVRLYVLRRRPLNEHVAKIKLMKGPKGLGFSIAGGIGNQHVPGDNSIYVTKIIEGGAAQRDGRLQIGDKILAVNHLSLEDVLHEDAVSALKNTGEVVYLKVATPTSHYIHPAERFSPPDLTSSYMEPDYMCDYPQALPPPSPRRYSPLHRGMMGEDDYGREPRRVCVQRGASGLGFNIVGGEDGEGIFISFILAGGPADLSGELQKGDQILSVNGVDLRFATHEQAAAALKNAGQTVTIVTQYRPEEYSRFEAKIHDLREQMMNSSPGSLRANRSFYVRALFDYDKTWDCGVLSQALDFNFGEVLHVIDSSDDEWWQARRVNQQGELEELGYIPSKHRVERKEWSRMKTQGLVQSYEAVAQTEVDYARPVIVLGPTKDRVNDDLLTDFPDKFGSCVPHTTRPRRDYEVDGRDYHFVASREQMERDIQSHHFIEAGQYNNHLYGTSVQSVRQVARQGKHCILDVSANAVRRLQAAQLHPIAIFIRPRSLENILDLNKRLSEDQARKVLDRAIKMEQDFLECFTAIVHGDTFEEVYHQVKVVIEEQSGPYIWVVTRDRL; from the exons ATGCAATGCGCCTGTCAAATCCCTAAAGAGGATTTCCGTGGGATCACAGGACAACATGCCGCTGAAGCGAGACG TGTACTTGTGTTGTCTCAGCTCACGTGCTCCGTGCGTTTTCCAGACACTCAGCGAGCGCTGCAGCTGATGGAGGCCTGCTCTGATGCGGTCAAAGGGAGAGAAGCCGAGAAGCTGCTCAACATCTTCCAGAGTGACCTGTTTCAGGCGTTGCTCG ACATCCAGGAGTTCTACGAGCTGACGGTGTGTGAAAGCCAAGCGGCGAGCCGTCCGCAGACACCTGTCCAG AAGTATCgttaccatgacgacgacgaccagCCGAGCCCTGGAAACGTGACTGACGGACACGCCCCCGAGTTTGCGCGCACACACCTGGACAGCCTTGCACAGCCCGCTGCGCTCACT ATGAACGGATCCGAAGGAGAGCTGGAATATGAGGAGATCACGCTGGAAAGG ggaaATTCCGGGTTGGGCTTCAGTATCGCAGGAGGAACCGACAACCCTCACATTGGAGATGACCCGTCCATCTTCATCACAAAGATCATCCCCGGAGGAGCCGCCGCACAGGACGGCCGTCTAAG GGTGAACGACAGCATCGTGTTCGTCAACGACGTGGACGTGCGCGAGGTCACTCACTCGGTGGCCGTGGAGGCCCTGAAAGAGGCGGGGCCCGTGGTGCGGCTCTACGTCCTGAGGCGACGCCCGCTCAACGAGCACGTCGCCAAGATCAAGCTGATGAAGGGACCCAAAG GTCTGGGCTTCAGCATCGCCGGCGGGATCGGCAACCAGCACGTCCCCGGAGACAACAGCATCTACGTCACCAAGATCATCGAGGGCGGCGCGGCGCAGCGGGACGGGCGGCTCCAGATCGGCGACAAGATCCTTGCT GTCAACCATTTGTCTCTGGAGGACGTCCTGCACGAAGACGCCGTGTCAGCTCTGAAGAACACAGGAGAGGTGGTCTACTTGAAGGTGGCCACGCCCACCTCGCACTACATCCACCCGGCCGAGCGATTCAGCCCCCCGGACCTCACCAGCT CCTACATGGAGCCGGACTACATGTGCGATTACCCACAAGCCCTCCCGCCGCCGTCCCCGCGCCGCTACTCGCCGCTCCACCGCGGCATGATGGGAGAGGACGACTACGGCCGAGAGCCCCGCCGCGTGTGCGTGCAGCGCGGCGCCAGCGGGCTAGGCTTCAACATCGTGGGCGGTGAGGACGGCGAAGGGATCTTCATCTCCTTCATCCTCGCCGGGGGGCCGGCGGACCTCAGCGGAGAACTCCAGAAGGGCGACCAGATCCTCAGC GTGAATGGTGTGGATCTCAGGTTTGCCACACACGAGCAGGCCGCAGCAGCTCTCAAGAACGCCGGTCAAACTGTTACCATAGTAACACAGTACAGACCTGAGG AGTATAGTCGCTTTGAAGCCAAGATCCATGATCTGCGTGAGCAGATGATGAACAGCTCGCCAGGAAGCCTGCGAGCCAACCGCAGCTTCTACGTCAG AGCCTTGTTCGACTACGACAAGACGTGGGACTGCGGCGTCCTGTCCCAAGCTCTGGACTTTAATTTCGGGGAGGTGCTTCACGTGATTGACAGCTCGGACGACGAATGGTGGCAGGCCAGACGGGTCAACCAGCAGGGGGAGCTGGAAGAGCTGGGATACATCCCGTCCAAACACCG GGTCGAGAGGAAGGAGTGGTCCCGGATGAAGACCCAAG GGCTGGTCCAGAGCTACGAGGCGGTTGCACAGACTGAAG TGGACTACGCCCGACCAGTCATCGTCCTGGGACCCACCAAAGACAGAGTCAACGACGACCTGCTCACCGACTTCCCGGACAAGTTCGGCTCCTGCGTGCCAC ATACAACTCGTCCCCGCAGGGACTACGAGGTGGACGGTCGCGACTACCACTTTGTGGCGTCCCGCGAGCAGATGGAACGCGACATCCAGTCGCATCACTTCATCGAGGCGGGCCAATACAACAACCACCTGTACGGCACGTCGGTGCAGAGCGTCCGGCAGGTGGCCCGCCAG GGCAAGCACTGCATCCTGGACGTGTCGGCCAACGCCGTCAGACGGCTCCAGGCCGCTCAGCTCCACCCCATCGCAATCTTCATTCGACCGCGATCTTTGGAGAACATCCT CGACTTGAACAAGCGTCTGTCTGAGGATCAGGCCAGGAAAGTTCTGGATCGAGCCATCAAAATGGAACAGGACTTCCTGGAGTGTTTCACTG CCATCGTGCACGGTGACACCTTCGAAGAGGTGTACCACCAGGTCAAAGTGGTCATCGAGGAGCAGAGCGGCCCGTACATCTGGGTGGTGACCCGCGACCGGCTCTGA